Proteins from a genomic interval of Coccinella septempunctata chromosome 2, icCocSept1.1, whole genome shotgun sequence:
- the LOC123306843 gene encoding uncharacterized protein LOC123306843 — MKKELEQEVHSWITDTFKERNYNTIDIEFPDYDTSGGALGDIIFVNVIGRSDGSEERLNLLIKRSKSDHIVLDDMNLRVAYKNEINFYSKIVPFFKKFAEEKNTSPFENIPTCFGTVIKENLYVILMENLKPKGFKMHELGKPHDMACAKLVLEAYAKWQALCLAVKDQVPEVYSVFGANNQDFLRKKLSKLFSASAVKELNFVVGLYEEKGDKIMVEKIRQVQNNFEENYLKSISIEHCNFPVIRHGDCWNNNFLFRFETGSTKPKEVIIIDWQNSALGPPLADIAQYLLYTCSASEYENIDDLLRFYYNILSKGLRELGSDPEKCFSWNDCYENFKICIPPAVFTKPVFVRASLAKEFNTSFDLSQSPDDGDFHGLFSDELKDPDEYFKRIDDTFKIFLEKGLI; from the exons ATGAAAAAGGAACTTGAGCAAGAAGTACATTCGTGGATCACTGATACATTCAAAGAACGAAACTATAACACTATTGATATTGAATTTCCTGATTATGATACCAGTGGCGGAGCTTTAGGTGATATAATATTCGTAAATGTGATTGGTCGATCAGATGGGTCAGAAGAAAGATTGAATCTATTGATTAAGCGAAGTAAATCAGACCATATAGTACTCGATGATATGAATTTAAGAGTGGCATATAagaacgaaataaatttttactcaaaaatcgtaccgtttttcaaaaaatttgcagAAGAAAAAAACACCAGTCCTTTCGAGAATATACCCACTTGTTTTGGAACCGTGATCAAGGAGAACCTTTATGTTATTCTGATGGAGAATCTGAAACCAAAAGGTTTCAAGATGCACGAACTAGGAAAACCCCATGATATGGCTTGTGCTAAGTTGGTTCTTGAAGCTTATGCCAAATGGCAAGCCTTATGCTTGGCAGTCAAGGATCAAGTGCCAGAGGTGTACAGTGTTTTCGGTGCGAACAATCAGGATTTCCTGCGAAAGAAATTATCGAAACTATTCAGTGCATCTGCAGTGAAAGAACTGAATTTCGTTGTGGGATTGTATGAGGAAAAAGGAGATAAGATTATGGTCGAAAAAATCAGACAGGTCCAGAATAATTTCGAAGAAAATTATCTAAAGAGCATCTCAATTGAACACTGCAATTTTCCGGTGATTAGGCATGGGGACTGTTGGAACAACAATTTTCTATTCAGATTC GAAACTGGATCAACAAAACCCAAGGAGGTGATCATAATAGATTGGCAAAACTCTGCGCTGGGTCCTCCTCTTGCGGATATAGCTCAGTATCTCCTGTACACTTGTTCTGCATCAGAATACGAGAATATAGATGATCTTTTGAGATTTTACTATAACATCTTATCGAAGGGACTGAGGGAACTGGGAAGTGACCCTGAAAAGTGTTTTTCCTGGAATGATTGTtacgaaaatttcaaaatatgtattcctCCTGCGGTTTTCACTAAACCAGTTTTCGTAAGAGCAAGCCTCGCTAAAGAATTCAACACTTCCTTCGATCTCAGCCAATCACCAGACGATGGAGATTTCCACGGACTCTTCAGCGATGAACTTAAGGATCCAGACGAATACTTCAAGAGGATTGACGATACATTCAAGATTTTTCTGGAAAAAGGATTGATATGA